A genome region from Micromonospora peucetia includes the following:
- a CDS encoding type III PLP-dependent enzyme, which translates to MSELAELFDRPDAPQTPAYLYDLDELARSYAALRAALPTPAELFYSLKANPHPTVVAGLTASGCRAEVCSPGELHVALAAGCDPAEILYTGPGKRDVDLADAVRAGVGLFSVDSPYGLDQLDRVAGEHGAEVRALVRINDDTPAPGQGLTMTGVASQFGADVRWVLDRPDLFGPRGHVRPIGFHLYMGSNVDGEDALVAQFTQSVDTVRRLAAATGVQPELIDLGGGFGAPFARAGGRPDLPKLADRLTALLDDAFPGWPGRGPGVAFESGRYLVGTCGTLVTRVLDVKRSQGATVVVLESGIHHLGGMSGLRRLPPIVPDLVTVDAAAGPPVPGTIVTGPLCTPLDTWARSAALPPLVPGQLVAVPNVGAYGLYASLVAFLAHPMPVEVTVAGGRITGVTRLELTRHTVIGSDRG; encoded by the coding sequence GTGTCTGAGCTCGCGGAACTCTTCGACCGGCCGGACGCGCCACAGACCCCGGCGTACCTCTACGACCTGGACGAGCTGGCCCGCTCGTACGCCGCGCTGCGCGCCGCCCTGCCCACGCCCGCCGAGCTGTTCTACTCGCTCAAGGCCAACCCGCACCCGACGGTGGTCGCCGGCCTCACCGCCTCCGGGTGCCGGGCGGAGGTCTGCTCCCCCGGCGAGTTGCACGTCGCCCTGGCGGCCGGCTGCGATCCGGCCGAGATCCTCTACACCGGTCCCGGCAAGCGGGACGTCGACCTGGCCGACGCCGTACGGGCCGGGGTCGGGCTCTTCTCCGTCGACTCGCCGTACGGGCTGGACCAGCTCGACCGGGTGGCCGGCGAGCACGGCGCCGAGGTACGCGCGCTGGTGCGGATCAACGACGACACCCCGGCGCCCGGGCAGGGACTCACCATGACCGGCGTCGCCTCGCAGTTCGGCGCGGACGTGCGCTGGGTGCTGGACCGACCCGACCTGTTCGGGCCGCGCGGCCACGTCCGCCCGATCGGGTTCCACCTCTACATGGGCAGCAACGTCGACGGCGAGGACGCCCTGGTCGCCCAGTTCACCCAGTCCGTCGACACCGTACGGCGGCTGGCGGCGGCGACCGGGGTGCAGCCGGAGCTGATCGACCTGGGCGGCGGCTTCGGGGCGCCCTTCGCGCGGGCCGGCGGCCGACCGGACCTGCCCAAGCTGGCAGACCGGCTGACGGCGTTGCTGGACGACGCCTTCCCGGGCTGGCCGGGGCGCGGGCCGGGGGTCGCCTTCGAGTCGGGCCGGTACCTGGTCGGCACCTGCGGCACCCTGGTCACCCGGGTCCTGGACGTGAAGCGGTCGCAGGGCGCCACCGTGGTCGTGCTGGAGTCGGGCATCCACCACCTCGGCGGGATGTCCGGGCTGCGCCGGCTGCCGCCGATCGTGCCGGACCTGGTCACCGTGGACGCGGCGGCCGGCCCACCGGTGCCGGGGACCATCGTCACCGGGCCGCTGTGCACACCGCTGGACACCTGGGCCCGTTCCGCCGCCCTCCCACCGCTGGTCCCGGGCCAGCTGGTCGCCGTGCCCAACGTGGGCGCGTACGGCCTCTACGCCAGCCTGGTGGCCTTCCTCGCACATCCCATGCCGGTCGAGGTCACCGTCGCCGGGGGCCGGATCACCGGCGTGACCCGGCTGGAGCTCACCCGGCACACCGTCATCGGCAGCGACAGGGGTTGA
- a CDS encoding phosphopantetheine-binding protein translates to MDAAFPDLLKPFLKYAGTQPITAEASLNELGLDSMRAIELLFTIEDTYGVSMPDELLTDSTFATAGSLWSTIESLRGRAA, encoded by the coding sequence ATGGACGCCGCTTTTCCGGACCTGCTCAAGCCGTTCCTCAAGTACGCGGGAACGCAGCCCATCACCGCCGAGGCCTCGCTCAACGAACTGGGCCTGGACTCCATGCGCGCGATCGAGCTGCTGTTCACCATCGAGGACACCTACGGCGTGTCCATGCCCGACGAGTTGCTGACCGACAGCACCTTCGCCACCGCGGGCAGCCTCTGGAGCACCATCGAGTCGCTGCGGGGACGGGCAGCGTGA
- a CDS encoding acyl-CoA dehydrogenase family protein, with the protein MSAATGAARHESALAEVLDAAATHAEHADETAEFPTAALDAMRATGLLGLLVPAEHGGGGGGLGDLVDVTLRLARVDMSVALIFAMHCQQVVAVVRHADGPLAERLLPALGKGDVYLASVTTERGKGGHLLSSESAVQQDAGMLTIDRDAPIVTGGQHADAYLITTLAPDATSPSQVSLVYARRDQLTLEVRGGWQPLGMRATQSVPMRLTGRVPADQVIGAPGKFREIVAPTFGPLAHIGWSAAWLGAATGALSRILHHIRDAGRGQFDPSSELLLTRLARVRGRLDLINALLRHTVAAVDAAPDVADPSTQLLVNSLKVQAAEQCFAAADEMVELVGLRHGYLRSSPLYLERVFRDLRSASLNYANDRLLLVNGALTLRDRQVHLA; encoded by the coding sequence GTGAGCGCCGCGACCGGGGCGGCCCGCCACGAGAGCGCGCTGGCGGAGGTGCTGGACGCTGCCGCCACGCACGCGGAGCACGCCGACGAGACGGCGGAGTTCCCCACCGCAGCGCTGGACGCGATGCGGGCCACCGGCCTGCTCGGCCTGCTGGTGCCGGCGGAGCACGGCGGCGGTGGCGGCGGGCTCGGCGACCTCGTCGACGTGACCCTGCGGCTGGCCCGGGTCGACATGTCCGTCGCCTTGATCTTCGCGATGCACTGCCAGCAGGTCGTGGCCGTGGTCCGGCACGCCGACGGTCCCCTCGCCGAGCGGCTCCTGCCGGCCCTCGGCAAGGGAGACGTCTACCTCGCCTCGGTCACCACCGAGCGGGGCAAGGGCGGGCACCTGCTCAGCTCGGAGTCGGCGGTCCAGCAGGACGCCGGGATGTTGACGATCGACCGGGACGCCCCGATCGTGACCGGTGGCCAGCACGCGGACGCGTACCTCATCACCACGCTGGCGCCGGACGCCACCTCGCCGAGTCAGGTGTCCCTGGTGTACGCCCGCCGCGACCAGCTCACCCTGGAGGTACGCGGCGGGTGGCAGCCACTCGGGATGCGGGCCACCCAGAGCGTGCCGATGCGGCTGACCGGGCGGGTGCCGGCCGACCAGGTGATCGGTGCCCCCGGGAAGTTCCGCGAGATCGTCGCCCCCACCTTCGGCCCGCTGGCGCACATCGGCTGGTCGGCGGCGTGGCTCGGCGCGGCGACCGGCGCGCTGTCCCGGATCCTGCACCACATCCGCGACGCCGGCCGGGGCCAGTTCGATCCCTCCTCGGAGCTGCTGCTGACCCGGCTGGCCCGGGTCCGGGGCCGGCTCGACCTGATCAACGCGCTGCTGCGACACACCGTCGCCGCCGTGGACGCCGCCCCGGACGTGGCCGACCCGTCGACCCAACTGCTGGTCAACTCCCTGAAGGTGCAAGCCGCCGAGCAGTGCTTCGCCGCCGCCGACGAGATGGTGGAGCTGGTCGGTCTGCGGCACGGCTACCTCAGGTCGTCGCCGCTGTACCTGGAGCGGGTCTTCCGGGACCTCCGCTCGGCCTCGTTGAACTACGCCAACGACCGGCTGCTGCTGGTCAACGGGGCGCTGACGCTGCGGGACCGGCAGGTGCACCTTGCCTGA
- a CDS encoding acyl-CoA dehydrogenase family protein produces MAARTEAALRGLATPGDAQALWRTLGDHGLLRDLGPDGLPGLLATLDAHCPVGVVLSVCVQVASALPVLAEQVDAEREDGPLRAAYLDTVSGRATLALAATDRDGAGSDLMELGTTVRLDDRSLVLDGGKRWITNARTAGHALVLARHRPQRHFTSFVWVLVPMDSPGVRVSATRGTPLSGAGLGDLHFDGVRLDRSYLVGRPGRGMVSFARHIATERFAGGVWAAAMCRRVLADTHRRLVERPLGGGRAWDNPAIRERFARCVVEAWRIGAACDAHRGSTEPLVTSMLLKTSVAQSLDLVLGECAALIGAEAYAEGGLAQLRAAAGMFATAGGATGAMLAGIAEHVPDLLRSGPWSR; encoded by the coding sequence GTGGCCGCGCGTACCGAGGCGGCGCTGCGCGGGCTGGCGACCCCCGGGGACGCCCAGGCGCTCTGGCGGACGCTCGGCGACCACGGCCTGCTGCGTGACCTCGGGCCGGACGGGCTGCCGGGACTCCTCGCCACCCTCGACGCGCACTGCCCGGTCGGGGTGGTGCTGTCGGTCTGCGTCCAGGTCGCCAGCGCGCTGCCGGTCCTGGCCGAACAGGTCGACGCGGAGCGGGAGGACGGGCCGCTGCGGGCCGCGTACCTCGACACGGTCTCCGGTCGCGCGACGCTCGCGCTGGCCGCGACGGACCGCGACGGTGCCGGCTCCGACCTGATGGAACTCGGCACGACGGTACGGCTCGACGACCGGTCACTGGTGCTCGACGGCGGGAAGCGGTGGATCACCAATGCCCGCACCGCCGGGCACGCGCTCGTGCTGGCCCGGCACCGCCCGCAGCGGCACTTCACCAGTTTCGTGTGGGTGCTGGTGCCGATGGATTCCCCCGGCGTCCGGGTGTCCGCGACCCGGGGCACCCCGCTGTCCGGTGCCGGCCTGGGCGACCTGCACTTCGACGGCGTACGCCTGGACCGGTCGTACCTGGTCGGCCGGCCCGGCCGGGGAATGGTCAGCTTCGCCCGGCACATCGCCACGGAACGTTTCGCCGGTGGCGTGTGGGCCGCCGCGATGTGCCGGCGGGTGCTCGCCGACACCCACCGCCGGCTCGTCGAGCGTCCCCTCGGTGGCGGCCGGGCCTGGGACAACCCGGCGATCCGGGAGCGGTTCGCCCGGTGCGTGGTGGAGGCGTGGCGGATCGGGGCGGCCTGCGACGCCCACCGGGGGAGCACCGAGCCCCTGGTGACCAGCATGCTGCTCAAGACCTCGGTGGCGCAGAGCCTGGACCTGGTGCTCGGCGAGTGCGCCGCCCTGATCGGCGCGGAGGCGTACGCCGAGGGCGGGCTGGCGCAGCTGCGGGCCGCGGCCGGCATGTTCGCCACCGCCGGCGGCGCCACCGGCGCGATGCTGGCCGGGATCGCCGAGCACGTGCCCGACCTGCTCCGGAGCGGGCCGTGGTCGCGATGA
- a CDS encoding amino acid adenylation domain-containing protein: protein MQTRSLYDWFRTSARLHPDNVAIEVASDALTYAELRAAAERLSAAMQRVPGRPPRRVGLLTSRSLVGYVAYLAALRLGATVVPLNPANPAARNLAIADEAGLDLVMVDDTSGDGLAEFRAQTTVTVLDLTGEGWRRFLAPGGGQEVPPEVERGRDDFAYIIFTSGTTGKPKGVPATHANVDSFLTEVIKRYRFRPESRVSQTFEMCFDGSILAMFGAWGTGATLCVAQRGDVLTPVRFINTKRLTHWLSVPSLISFAKRLRALAPDSMPTLRLSSFGGEPLTIEQVNDWTAAAPNTAVINCYGPTETTVIVTAYEVPADPAARIESSNRSVPIGDIYPHLDYVLLDEDLRPGDDGELCVRGEQRFPGYLDPAENAGRFVSFDGDRGRLYDGTGPLTAEHWYRTGDRVRREFGELVHQGRIDHQVKVRGNRVELAEIEAALRAHTDVVEAVVLTVAGTDGELDLHAVYTGTSLADDDLTRLVGHLPPYMRPHAFHHRAEIPLTEVDKVDRKRLTSELLAPRG from the coding sequence ATGCAGACCCGTTCCCTCTACGACTGGTTCCGTACGTCAGCCCGGCTGCACCCGGACAACGTGGCGATCGAGGTCGCCTCGGACGCACTGACCTACGCCGAGTTGCGGGCCGCGGCCGAGCGGTTGTCGGCCGCCATGCAGCGGGTGCCGGGGCGGCCACCCCGACGGGTCGGGCTGCTCACCTCCCGCAGCCTCGTCGGTTACGTCGCCTACCTGGCCGCGCTGCGGCTCGGTGCGACGGTGGTGCCGCTCAATCCCGCCAATCCGGCGGCCCGCAACCTCGCCATCGCCGACGAGGCGGGGCTCGACCTGGTCATGGTCGACGACACCTCCGGCGACGGGCTGGCCGAGTTCCGGGCGCAGACCACCGTCACGGTCCTCGACCTGACCGGTGAGGGCTGGCGCCGGTTCCTCGCTCCCGGCGGCGGCCAGGAGGTCCCGCCGGAGGTGGAGCGGGGCCGCGACGACTTCGCCTACATCATCTTCACCAGCGGCACCACCGGAAAGCCCAAAGGCGTGCCGGCAACCCACGCCAACGTCGACTCGTTCCTCACCGAGGTGATCAAGAGGTACCGGTTCCGGCCCGAGTCGCGGGTCTCGCAGACCTTCGAGATGTGCTTCGACGGCTCGATCCTGGCGATGTTCGGCGCCTGGGGCACCGGCGCCACCCTCTGCGTGGCCCAACGCGGCGACGTGCTGACGCCGGTGCGCTTCATCAACACGAAGCGGCTCACGCACTGGTTGTCCGTACCGTCGCTGATCTCGTTCGCCAAGCGGCTGCGGGCCCTCGCGCCGGACAGCATGCCGACCCTGCGGCTGAGTTCCTTCGGTGGGGAGCCGCTCACCATCGAGCAGGTCAACGACTGGACGGCCGCCGCACCGAACACCGCGGTGATCAACTGCTACGGCCCGACCGAGACCACGGTCATCGTCACCGCGTACGAGGTGCCCGCCGACCCGGCCGCCCGGATCGAGTCGTCGAACCGGTCGGTGCCGATCGGGGACATCTACCCGCACCTCGACTACGTGCTGCTCGACGAGGACCTGCGCCCGGGCGACGACGGCGAACTGTGTGTCCGCGGCGAGCAGCGTTTCCCCGGCTACCTGGACCCGGCGGAGAACGCGGGCCGGTTCGTCTCCTTCGACGGCGACCGGGGCCGGCTCTACGACGGCACCGGGCCGCTGACCGCCGAGCACTGGTACCGCACCGGCGACCGGGTCCGCCGCGAGTTCGGCGAGTTGGTGCACCAGGGCCGGATCGACCACCAGGTGAAGGTGCGCGGCAACCGCGTCGAGCTGGCCGAGATCGAGGCCGCGCTGCGCGCCCACACCGACGTGGTGGAGGCCGTGGTGCTCACCGTGGCCGGCACCGACGGGGAGTTGGACCTGCACGCCGTCTACACCGGCACGTCGCTCGCCGACGACGACCTCACCCGGCTGGTGGGGCACCTTCCCCCGTACATGCGGCCACATGCGTTCCACCACCGGGCCGAGATCCCGCTGACCGAGGTCGACAAGGTCGATCGCAAGCGGTTGACCTCCGAACTGCTCGCCCCCCGTGGCTGA
- a CDS encoding condensation domain-containing protein: protein MAERRAGAAPDLIPATAMQESLWWVHQRARNRSVYHLTWRLAVDQPLDEAALLVAWQAMVDRHEALRTSVVRQADAVTLVVAPRIVVGLHRVEVDDPGPADPGTLLRLVAEEVHAGPMEPETAPLARITLVRVGDRHEVLLTVHHVVLDGWAVQLLVGELSEAYAAVREGRAVSFAADPVPFSTYAREQAAARVDGRWDKSLAYWCDALADAASAVLEPDLPGEVASGAPGAILRYGFSVEAGAGIAALAKATFATPFAIILGAAQLVLARAGAGPDVAVGVVTANRMTARDQALLGYTANLCVARARVTDADTVAGVVGAARDGMWQMLAHQAVPYPVVFGALPEETRTALGDPAPLLLSYLGPIGTDLRLGAVPATLLPSPNRAARADLAMSAWEADGGYLAEIEYHTGRYRESSVLALLHDLDAVLADGGAEPQRTVGSFDVATRARTGRAAPVAVDADRAAGPLPESTDWQRVVATWTDVLGGPPAGPDVDFFAAGGNSLSALRLVDALAADGQPAVDVVRWLGEPTPRRLADLLGNGSQSAPAESTLVGLRDGPGPHLHLVHGAGGSPQDYQDLLAELPEHWRVTASRDSAELPTVPALARRYQADLDAAGLVPDLLGGWSFGGQVAYQMAADQVGRRPALVLLDSAPPVGYELPADDVRQRFDTFTENIHRALDLEPDAPRPRVTGGTEPAGFDERLAVGTLAACLAAVRQPVPTALLAHRWRSYERHVRASAEYVHDGPVDTPALVIGADLLDAQLTQWAARLGAPRSQRIGTDHFGVLHSAAVALVAAAVIDFARVAAARG from the coding sequence GTGGCTGAGCGGCGCGCCGGGGCCGCCCCGGACCTGATCCCCGCCACCGCCATGCAGGAGTCCCTGTGGTGGGTGCACCAGCGGGCTCGCAACCGGTCCGTCTACCACCTCACCTGGCGGCTCGCGGTCGACCAGCCGCTCGACGAGGCGGCGCTGCTCGTCGCCTGGCAGGCGATGGTCGACCGGCACGAGGCGTTGCGGACCTCGGTCGTACGCCAGGCGGACGCCGTCACGTTGGTGGTGGCGCCCCGGATCGTGGTGGGCCTGCACCGGGTGGAGGTGGACGACCCGGGCCCCGCCGATCCGGGCACCCTGCTGCGGCTCGTCGCCGAGGAGGTGCACGCCGGGCCGATGGAACCGGAGACGGCACCGCTGGCCCGGATCACCCTGGTCCGGGTCGGCGACCGGCACGAGGTGCTGCTGACCGTGCACCACGTGGTGCTGGACGGTTGGGCGGTCCAGTTGCTCGTCGGCGAGCTGTCCGAGGCGTACGCGGCCGTGCGGGAGGGGCGTGCCGTGAGCTTCGCGGCCGACCCGGTGCCGTTCAGCACGTACGCGCGAGAGCAGGCGGCGGCGCGCGTGGACGGGCGGTGGGACAAGAGCCTGGCGTACTGGTGCGACGCGCTCGCCGACGCCGCCTCCGCCGTGCTGGAGCCCGACCTGCCGGGCGAGGTGGCCAGCGGTGCACCCGGTGCGATCCTGCGCTACGGCTTCAGCGTCGAGGCGGGCGCCGGGATCGCCGCGCTGGCGAAGGCCACCTTCGCCACCCCGTTCGCGATCATCCTCGGCGCGGCGCAGCTCGTGCTCGCCCGGGCCGGCGCCGGACCGGACGTGGCGGTGGGCGTGGTGACCGCGAACCGGATGACCGCCCGCGACCAGGCGTTGCTCGGCTACACCGCCAACCTCTGCGTGGCCCGGGCCAGGGTCACCGACGCGGACACCGTCGCCGGGGTGGTGGGCGCCGCCCGGGACGGGATGTGGCAGATGCTGGCCCACCAGGCGGTGCCGTACCCGGTGGTGTTCGGGGCGCTGCCCGAGGAGACCCGGACCGCGCTCGGTGACCCCGCGCCGCTGCTGCTGAGCTACCTCGGCCCGATCGGCACCGACCTGCGACTCGGCGCGGTGCCGGCGACGCTGCTGCCCAGCCCGAACCGGGCCGCCCGGGCCGACCTGGCGATGTCCGCCTGGGAGGCCGACGGCGGCTACCTCGCCGAGATCGAATACCACACCGGGCGGTACCGGGAGAGCAGCGTGCTGGCCCTGCTGCACGACCTGGACGCGGTGCTGGCCGACGGCGGCGCCGAGCCGCAGCGCACGGTCGGCTCGTTCGACGTCGCCACCCGAGCCCGTACCGGCCGCGCGGCCCCGGTCGCCGTGGACGCCGACCGGGCGGCCGGCCCGCTGCCCGAGTCGACGGACTGGCAGCGGGTCGTCGCCACCTGGACCGACGTGCTCGGCGGCCCGCCGGCCGGGCCGGACGTCGACTTCTTCGCCGCCGGCGGCAACTCGCTGAGCGCCCTCCGGCTGGTGGACGCGCTGGCCGCCGACGGGCAGCCGGCGGTGGACGTCGTGCGGTGGCTGGGCGAGCCGACCCCCCGCCGGCTGGCCGACCTGCTGGGCAACGGGTCGCAGTCGGCGCCGGCGGAGTCGACCCTGGTGGGGCTGCGGGACGGCCCGGGGCCGCACCTGCACCTCGTGCACGGCGCCGGGGGCAGCCCGCAGGACTACCAGGACCTGCTGGCGGAGTTGCCGGAGCACTGGCGGGTGACCGCCTCCCGCGACAGCGCGGAACTGCCGACGGTGCCGGCGCTGGCCCGCCGGTACCAGGCCGACCTGGACGCCGCCGGCCTGGTCCCGGACCTGCTCGGCGGGTGGTCGTTCGGCGGTCAGGTCGCCTACCAGATGGCCGCCGACCAGGTCGGGCGGCGGCCCGCGCTGGTGCTGCTGGACTCCGCCCCGCCGGTCGGCTACGAGCTGCCGGCCGACGACGTCCGGCAACGCTTCGACACCTTCACCGAGAACATCCACCGGGCTCTCGACCTGGAACCGGACGCCCCGAGGCCCCGGGTGACGGGCGGTACGGAGCCGGCCGGCTTCGACGAGCGGCTGGCCGTCGGCACGCTCGCGGCCTGCCTGGCGGCCGTCCGGCAGCCCGTGCCGACAGCGCTGTTGGCGCACCGGTGGCGCAGCTACGAGCGCCACGTACGGGCCAGTGCCGAGTACGTCCACGACGGCCCGGTCGACACTCCCGCGCTGGTGATCGGCGCGGACCTGCTCGACGCGCAGCTCACCCAGTGGGCGGCCCGGCTCGGGGCACCGCGGTCCCAACGGATCGGGACCGACCACTTCGGAGTGTTGCATTCCGCCGCCGTGGCGCTGGTGGCGGCGGCCGTCATCGATTTCGCGCGCGTCGCGGCGGCGCGAGGTTAA